A window of the Acidovorax sp. YS12 genome harbors these coding sequences:
- a CDS encoding ABC transporter permease, giving the protein MNDFWTWVRFAWHNCLRNLRRSLVTTAIAMLGTAAILLAGGFALFTYDSLAQASARDTGHLVVGTPAHFAQDEDVPLQNGLDAVAALRGTLLADPAVRHVLPRVAFSGLVSNGDKSVVMLAQGVEPDSEFAVKGPFLTVRSGHLLESGAAQPQVMLGDDLARSLKAGPGSSLTLLASTTEGAMNAIDVVVTGTFTTGVPEMDKRAVYTSVQVAQQLLVTQRVSSLGVFLDRIEATEAARERLAAQLPQLQVQTWEQQAVFYQAVRGLYNRIFGALGLIIAVIVVFVVTSAMAMAVIERTREIGTLRALGTLPSQLLRSLGLEGMLLGGLGALAGAAVALAVSGLLHVFPVQMPPPPGRSEGYPLLIHFSPTLYALTMVAMVGLTLLASVLVARKTVHMPVVEALAHT; this is encoded by the coding sequence ATGAACGACTTCTGGACCTGGGTGCGCTTCGCCTGGCACAACTGCCTGCGCAACCTGCGCCGCTCGCTGGTCACCACCGCGATCGCCATGCTGGGCACGGCGGCCATCCTGCTGGCCGGGGGCTTTGCGCTGTTCACCTACGACAGCCTGGCCCAGGCCTCGGCGCGCGACACCGGCCACCTGGTAGTGGGCACGCCCGCGCACTTCGCGCAGGACGAAGACGTGCCGCTGCAAAACGGGCTGGACGCCGTGGCAGCCCTGCGCGGCACGCTGCTGGCCGATCCGGCCGTGCGCCATGTGCTGCCCCGGGTGGCGTTCAGCGGGCTCGTCAGCAACGGCGACAAGAGCGTGGTCATGCTGGCCCAGGGCGTGGAGCCCGACAGCGAATTCGCCGTCAAGGGGCCGTTCCTCACCGTGCGCAGCGGCCACCTGCTGGAGAGCGGCGCAGCGCAGCCGCAGGTGATGCTGGGCGACGACCTGGCGCGCAGCCTCAAGGCCGGGCCGGGCAGCAGCCTCACGCTGCTGGCCAGCACCACCGAGGGGGCGATGAACGCCATTGACGTGGTGGTGACCGGCACCTTCACCACCGGCGTGCCGGAGATGGACAAGCGCGCCGTGTACACCAGCGTGCAGGTGGCGCAGCAACTGCTGGTCACGCAGCGCGTCTCCAGCCTGGGCGTGTTCCTCGACCGCATCGAGGCCACCGAGGCCGCGCGCGAACGCCTGGCCGCGCAACTGCCGCAACTGCAGGTGCAGACCTGGGAGCAGCAAGCGGTGTTCTACCAGGCGGTGCGCGGCCTGTACAACCGCATCTTCGGGGCGCTGGGGCTGATCATCGCGGTCATCGTCGTCTTCGTCGTCACCAGCGCCATGGCCATGGCCGTGATCGAGCGCACCCGCGAAATCGGCACACTGCGCGCCCTGGGCACCCTGCCGTCGCAACTGCTGCGCAGCCTGGGGCTGGAGGGCATGCTGCTGGGCGGCTTGGGCGCCCTGGCGGGCGCGGCGGTGGCGCTGGCCGTGTCGGGGCTGCTGCACGTCTTTCCGGTGCAGATGCCGCCGCCGCCCGGGCGCAGCGAAGGCTACCCGCTGCTCATCCACTTCTCGCCCACGCTGTACGCGCTGACCATGGTGGCCATGGTGGGGCTCACGCTGCTGGCCTCGGTGCTGGTGGCGCGCAAGACGG
- a CDS encoding ABC transporter ATP-binding protein: MVRLHGVRKTYRLGAHVIPALQGVDLAVQRGELLALTGPSGSGKSTLLNLCGLIDTPDAGEIVLGGTPVQGLDEQARTLLRRDALGFVFQGFNLVPVMTVAENVDYPLFLAGVPAAERRERVAQQLAAVGLQAHAHHRPDALSGGQRQRVAIARALVKRPRLVIADEPTASLDSHTADQVLDLMRERGQAEGAAFVIATHDGRLTRRCDRVVALLDGRIQ; the protein is encoded by the coding sequence GTGGTGCGTCTGCACGGCGTGCGCAAGACCTACCGCCTGGGCGCGCATGTGATTCCCGCCCTGCAGGGGGTGGACCTCGCGGTGCAGCGCGGCGAGCTGCTGGCGCTCACCGGCCCTTCGGGCAGCGGCAAGAGCACGCTGCTGAACCTGTGCGGCCTGATCGACACGCCCGACGCGGGCGAAATCGTCCTCGGCGGCACCCCGGTGCAGGGGCTGGACGAACAGGCCCGCACCCTGCTGCGGCGCGATGCGCTGGGCTTCGTGTTCCAGGGCTTCAACCTCGTGCCCGTGATGACCGTGGCCGAGAACGTGGACTACCCGCTGTTCCTGGCCGGCGTGCCTGCCGCCGAGCGGCGCGAGCGCGTGGCGCAGCAGCTTGCCGCCGTGGGCCTGCAGGCGCATGCGCACCACCGCCCCGACGCGCTCAGCGGCGGCCAGCGCCAGCGCGTGGCGATAGCGCGCGCGCTGGTCAAGCGGCCCCGGCTGGTGATTGCCGACGAACCCACGGCCAGCCTGGACTCGCATACCGCCGACCAGGTGCTCGACCTGATGCGCGAGCGCGGCCAGGCCGAGGGCGCGGCCTTCGTGATCGCCACCCACGACGGGCGCCTGACGCGCCGCTGCGACCGGGTGGTGGCCTTGCTGGACGGGAGAATCCAATGA